The following coding sequences lie in one Hyphobacterium sp. CCMP332 genomic window:
- the rpsO gene encoding 30S ribosomal protein S15: MSVTQERKSALISENAQTKGDTGSPEVQVAILTERIVNLTEHFKTHKKDNHSRRGLLKMVSQRRRLLDYLKGKDEARYQALIKKLSLRR, translated from the coding sequence ATGTCGGTAACGCAAGAGCGCAAGAGTGCGCTTATCTCCGAAAATGCTCAGACCAAGGGCGATACAGGTTCTCCGGAAGTCCAGGTGGCTATCCTGACAGAACGGATCGTCAATCTGACCGAGCATTTCAAAACCCACAAAAAGGATAATCACTCCCGCCGTGGTCTGTTGAAGATGGTATCCCAGCGCCGCCGGCTGCTGGACTATCTCAAAGGCAAGGATGAGGCACGTTATCAGGCTTTGATCAAGAAGCTGAGCCTCCGCCGATAA
- the truB gene encoding tRNA pseudouridine(55) synthase TruB, with protein MGRRKKGQDVHGWVLLDKPLDMTSTQAVSAVRRLFDAKKAGHAGTLDPLATGMLPIALGEATKTVPLAQDATKTYRFTIRWGVSTDTLDAEGAETATSDVRPDAEAIRDALSDFVGDIEQIPPKYSAIKIDGERAYDLARAGAEVEIAARPVHIERLELIETPSPDEAVFEMDCGKGTYVRAIARDLSAKLGTEGHIFRLRRTAVGVFEESAAISLDELADLAHKGRAFEGLAPVETALDDIPALAVTGEEVSHLRQGRSIVLLPRIAQELRAQRRPRDLSGKDGSRMAVAMHGEMAVALGDAQAGKFVPSRVFNHSI; from the coding sequence ATGGGCCGTCGCAAGAAGGGGCAGGATGTTCATGGCTGGGTCTTGCTCGACAAGCCTCTGGACATGACGTCGACGCAGGCGGTTTCTGCGGTGCGCCGGTTGTTCGACGCCAAAAAGGCCGGTCATGCCGGCACGCTTGATCCGCTGGCAACCGGCATGCTGCCGATTGCGCTGGGCGAGGCCACAAAAACCGTTCCGCTTGCCCAGGACGCGACCAAGACCTACCGCTTCACCATTCGCTGGGGTGTATCTACCGATACGCTGGATGCCGAGGGCGCGGAGACGGCAACGTCCGATGTGCGGCCGGATGCAGAGGCCATTCGTGACGCCTTGTCAGACTTCGTAGGTGACATCGAACAGATTCCGCCAAAATACTCGGCTATCAAAATCGATGGCGAGCGGGCCTATGATCTTGCCCGCGCCGGGGCGGAGGTGGAGATCGCCGCGCGGCCGGTTCACATCGAGCGGCTGGAGTTGATCGAGACGCCCTCGCCTGATGAGGCGGTCTTCGAAATGGATTGCGGCAAAGGCACTTACGTTCGCGCCATTGCCCGTGACCTGTCGGCCAAGCTTGGCACGGAAGGGCATATTTTCCGCCTTCGCCGGACAGCGGTCGGCGTATTTGAAGAGTCTGCTGCCATATCGCTGGACGAATTGGCAGATTTGGCCCATAAGGGCCGCGCTTTTGAGGGGCTTGCCCCGGTTGAGACCGCGCTGGACGACATCCCGGCGCTGGCCGTAACCGGAGAAGAGGTTTCTCATCTGAGGCAAGGGCGGTCCATCGTCCTGCTCCCGCGCATTGCGCAGGAGCTCCGTGCCCAAAGGCGTCCTCGTGATCTTTCCGGAAAAGACGGGTCTCGAATGGCGGTCGCGATGCACGGCGAGATGGCGGTCGCTCTCGGAGACGCACAGGCGGGAAAATTCGTTCCGTCACGGGTCTTCAACCATAGCATCTAG
- the rbfA gene encoding 30S ribosome-binding factor RbfA translates to MSRHGSPQAGAKMPSQRQLRAGELIRHALVDILQRKELRDSDLTGVDITITEVRASPDLKNARVYVAPLAQGDKEKVAKAMNRCASFLRGQLGREIEMKNTPELRFVADDSFDQASRIDDLLASPSVKRDLDPGLADEGDD, encoded by the coding sequence ATGTCCCGCCACGGATCGCCCCAAGCGGGTGCCAAAATGCCATCCCAACGCCAACTTCGCGCCGGCGAGCTGATCCGCCACGCCCTGGTCGATATCCTCCAGCGCAAGGAATTGCGCGACAGTGATCTGACCGGCGTCGATATCACGATCACCGAGGTCCGCGCCTCGCCCGACCTGAAGAATGCGCGCGTCTATGTCGCCCCCCTCGCACAAGGTGACAAGGAAAAGGTCGCCAAGGCGATGAATCGCTGCGCCAGTTTTCTGCGCGGACAGCTGGGCCGTGAAATTGAAATGAAGAATACGCCCGAGCTGCGGTTTGTGGCCGATGACAGTTTCGATCAGGCCAGCCGCATTGACGATTTGCTGGCGAGCCCGTCTGTCAAACGGGACCTTGATCCGGGTCTGGCTGATGAGGGCGATGACTGA
- a CDS encoding nuclear transport factor 2 family protein, with product MKLLFSGLLFCLGCLWADTLAQDSTPSRQIADAWLTAYQAQDFDAARGLLTHESVFIDPTSFGRENFGEPINWTGADAIISGISSWGLAGAEYSFDRVYESPGRVIYDGSVLVTYQNGARYDFPIITIVTVADGHLVEHRDYTDFDGAVRLESN from the coding sequence ATGAAACTTCTGTTTTCGGGATTATTATTCTGTTTGGGGTGCCTGTGGGCCGACACTCTTGCTCAGGACTCCACCCCTTCACGACAGATAGCAGATGCCTGGCTGACCGCTTATCAGGCACAGGATTTTGATGCCGCGCGAGGACTTCTCACCCATGAGTCCGTCTTCATTGATCCGACCTCGTTCGGGCGGGAGAATTTCGGCGAACCGATCAACTGGACCGGAGCAGACGCCATCATCTCGGGCATATCCAGCTGGGGCCTGGCCGGGGCCGAGTACAGTTTTGACCGCGTTTATGAATCACCGGGCCGTGTGATCTATGACGGCAGCGTTCTTGTGACCTATCAGAACGGGGCAAGATACGATTTTCCGATCATAACCATTGTAACCGTCGCCGATGGCCATTTGGTTGAACATCGCGATTATACCGATTTTGACGGCGCGGTCCGCCTCGAATCCAACTGA
- a CDS encoding nuclear transport factor 2 family protein yields the protein MKSIMLAVAGGLLLSVAASAQNSDAETRAIVDAYMTHYSAAEFDAMEAYMAEDVVFVDPTATGLGEAGLAHHSRDEIMAALREFASQNNPIGLNFEWDTVFESNDRYVFMGRVNATYPVQQEGMVFRWSAAQTTVIHMRDGLVVEQYDFADYEGAEQVLVSEE from the coding sequence ATGAAAAGCATCATGTTGGCTGTCGCCGGGGGTCTGCTTTTGTCAGTCGCGGCGTCCGCCCAGAATTCAGACGCCGAAACCCGTGCGATCGTGGACGCCTACATGACACATTATTCAGCCGCAGAGTTCGATGCCATGGAAGCCTATATGGCCGAAGATGTCGTCTTCGTAGATCCGACAGCAACCGGATTGGGTGAAGCGGGCCTGGCGCATCACAGCCGCGATGAAATCATGGCCGCGCTTCGTGAATTCGCGTCTCAAAACAATCCGATCGGACTCAATTTTGAATGGGACACGGTGTTTGAAAGCAATGATCGCTATGTCTTCATGGGCCGCGTGAATGCGACCTATCCGGTTCAGCAAGAGGGCATGGTGTTTCGCTGGTCGGCAGCCCAAACGACCGTCATCCACATGCGCGACGGGCTTGTGGTCGAGCAATACGACTTTGCTGACTATGAGGGTGCTGAGCAAGTTTTGGTCTCTGAAGAATGA
- the infB gene encoding translation initiation factor IF-2, which translates to MSDNDDRNQGGSGRRPLSLNRGGSGTVQQSFARGRSKSVVVEKKRKRVVGPQSGGNPAAPGKPQPGATQRKGETPLAAKARELGLSEEELVARQRAIQRARAEAAQKDEKRKEAEAERSKRAEEEQRLLEAKQRREAEELADAERRKAEAEAEAAAAAAAAAAPVPVKGDPDDVAPARREAPKPKDKNQDRDIDDADSMLEAMGGRVKKKGAPGPGRAAPEKARAKADHGRRSGKLTIQNILDGDEDRQRSLASVRRAREREKQRRQQGGDRDKIQREVVLPEAITVQELAVRMAERAADVVKYLMKQGQMVRVNDVLDLDTAELIIEDFGHIAKRVSESDVEEGFIADDDPEDSKQPRAPVVTVMGHVDHGKTSLLDALRATDVVAGEAGGITQHIGAYQVKLKSGDKITFLDTPGHAAFSAMRSRGAMATDIVILVVAADDGVMPQTIEAIKHAQAAGAPIIVAINKMDREGANPQKVLTDLLQHEVVVESMGGETQAIEVSALKKTGLQELTDAITMQAELLELKANPDRAADGVVVESQVEQGRGSVATVLVKRGTLKRGDIVVAGAQWGRVRAMIDERNQQLKELGPSQPAEILGLDGAPEPGELFSVVDGEARAREIVDYRQRQKRQSTSAAGAGGASLEQMLARLQSSDIQEMPLVVKADVQGSAEAIAQSLEKIGNDEVKARVIYGAAGGVNESDILLAKSSGAPVFAFNVRANKQARQMAEAEGVEIRYYSIIYNILDDVKATLEGMLAPEKRETFIGYAEILEVFNISKAGKVAGCRVTEGVVKRGSGVRLLRDDTVIHEGKLKTLKRFKDEVPEVRAGTECGMAFENYEDLQKGDLIECFEVEEVERKL; encoded by the coding sequence ATGAGCGACAACGACGATCGTAATCAGGGTGGTTCCGGCCGCCGGCCTCTTTCGCTGAATCGCGGAGGGTCAGGCACCGTGCAGCAAAGCTTTGCGCGCGGCCGCTCCAAATCTGTGGTGGTCGAGAAAAAACGCAAGCGCGTGGTCGGCCCCCAATCTGGCGGAAACCCGGCCGCTCCGGGTAAACCGCAACCGGGCGCAACCCAGCGAAAGGGCGAAACGCCGCTGGCGGCCAAGGCCCGCGAGCTCGGCCTGTCCGAAGAGGAATTGGTCGCGCGGCAGCGCGCCATTCAGCGCGCGCGTGCCGAGGCCGCCCAGAAAGATGAAAAGCGCAAGGAGGCTGAAGCCGAGCGCTCCAAACGTGCCGAAGAAGAACAACGCCTTCTCGAAGCCAAACAGCGCCGTGAAGCGGAAGAGCTCGCTGATGCCGAACGCCGGAAAGCCGAGGCCGAAGCTGAAGCGGCTGCCGCGGCGGCAGCGGCGGCAGCGCCCGTTCCAGTCAAAGGCGATCCGGACGACGTGGCGCCTGCGCGCCGCGAAGCGCCCAAGCCCAAAGACAAGAACCAGGATCGCGATATTGATGATGCCGATTCCATGCTCGAAGCCATGGGTGGCCGCGTCAAGAAGAAGGGCGCTCCGGGTCCCGGACGTGCCGCTCCCGAAAAAGCCCGCGCGAAAGCTGATCATGGACGCCGCTCCGGCAAGCTGACCATTCAGAATATTCTGGATGGCGACGAAGACCGTCAGCGTTCGCTCGCCTCGGTGCGCCGCGCACGGGAACGCGAAAAGCAGCGCCGTCAACAAGGCGGCGATCGCGACAAGATTCAGCGCGAAGTCGTCCTTCCCGAGGCCATTACGGTTCAGGAACTGGCCGTCCGGATGGCCGAACGCGCTGCCGACGTCGTCAAATACCTGATGAAGCAGGGCCAGATGGTCCGCGTGAATGACGTGCTCGATCTGGATACAGCCGAATTGATCATTGAGGACTTCGGTCACATCGCAAAACGCGTCTCCGAATCGGACGTCGAAGAAGGCTTTATCGCGGACGATGATCCCGAAGATAGCAAGCAGCCGCGTGCGCCGGTTGTGACCGTCATGGGTCACGTCGATCACGGCAAGACATCGCTTCTGGATGCCCTGCGCGCCACGGACGTTGTTGCCGGTGAAGCGGGCGGGATTACCCAGCATATCGGCGCCTATCAGGTGAAGCTGAAATCGGGTGACAAGATTACCTTCCTCGACACGCCGGGCCATGCGGCTTTTTCCGCGATGCGGTCACGCGGGGCGATGGCGACGGATATCGTGATCCTCGTGGTCGCGGCCGATGACGGCGTCATGCCGCAAACAATCGAGGCCATCAAACACGCTCAGGCGGCCGGTGCACCGATTATCGTTGCCATTAACAAGATGGACCGCGAAGGGGCTAATCCGCAAAAAGTGCTGACCGATTTGCTTCAGCATGAAGTGGTCGTTGAAAGCATGGGCGGCGAGACGCAGGCGATCGAGGTGTCCGCTCTGAAAAAGACCGGCCTTCAGGAACTGACCGACGCCATCACGATGCAGGCGGAATTGCTGGAGCTGAAAGCCAATCCGGATCGGGCCGCCGACGGGGTGGTGGTTGAAAGCCAGGTCGAACAGGGCCGTGGTTCCGTGGCGACCGTACTGGTCAAGCGGGGCACGCTGAAGCGCGGTGATATCGTTGTGGCCGGGGCCCAGTGGGGCCGCGTGCGTGCCATGATTGATGAGCGCAATCAGCAGCTCAAGGAATTGGGGCCATCCCAGCCAGCCGAAATTCTGGGTCTGGACGGGGCGCCTGAGCCGGGCGAATTGTTCTCTGTCGTTGATGGCGAAGCGCGCGCCCGCGAAATCGTGGATTACCGTCAGCGTCAGAAGCGCCAGTCGACGTCAGCCGCCGGTGCCGGTGGTGCGTCTCTGGAGCAGATGCTGGCCCGTCTGCAGTCGAGCGATATCCAGGAGATGCCGCTGGTGGTGAAGGCCGATGTTCAGGGTTCGGCAGAAGCCATTGCGCAATCGCTGGAGAAGATCGGCAATGACGAGGTGAAAGCCCGTGTCATCTATGGGGCCGCAGGCGGCGTCAATGAATCCGATATCCTGCTGGCCAAATCGTCTGGCGCACCGGTTTTTGCGTTCAATGTGCGGGCCAACAAGCAAGCCCGTCAGATGGCCGAGGCCGAAGGCGTCGAGATCCGCTATTATTCCATCATCTACAATATCCTGGATGATGTGAAAGCCACGCTGGAAGGCATGCTGGCTCCGGAGAAACGCGAAACCTTCATCGGTTATGCGGAAATTCTGGAAGTCTTCAATATTTCCAAGGCGGGCAAGGTGGCCGGTTGCCGCGTGACCGAAGGCGTTGTGAAGCGCGGGTCGGGCGTGCGCCTGCTGCGCGATGATACGGTTATCCATGAAGGCAAGCTGAAGACGTTGAAGCGCTTCAAGGACGAAGTGCCGGAAGTCCGTGCAGGCACGGAATGTGGCATGGCCTTCGAGAATTACGAAGACCTTCAAAAAGGCGATCTCATCGAGTGCTTCGAAGTCGAGGAAGTCGAACGCAAGCTCTAA
- a CDS encoding RNA-binding protein, with the protein MRERRCLARGVSGPESGLIRFVADPDGRVVPDIAVKLPGRGAWVSADRASVDLAVKKGKLARALDGAKASAGLADEVEMLLAARALSLIGLARRAGALATGMDAVRLSLKAARPAWRIEASDGAADGRGKLDRLAKAAWGDIPVAGCFSAAELGQAAGRDSVVHAALSGGPQGRSFGEVMHRLSGFRIIDPAKNAGESG; encoded by the coding sequence ATGCGCGAGCGGCGCTGCCTTGCCAGGGGAGTGAGTGGCCCGGAAAGTGGATTGATCCGCTTCGTGGCTGATCCCGACGGGAGAGTGGTGCCGGATATCGCCGTCAAATTGCCGGGCCGCGGGGCCTGGGTCAGTGCCGACCGCGCCTCGGTCGATCTGGCGGTAAAGAAGGGCAAGCTGGCGCGCGCGCTGGATGGCGCTAAAGCATCGGCGGGCCTGGCAGATGAGGTGGAAATGCTTCTGGCGGCACGCGCCCTGTCCCTGATCGGACTGGCGCGAAGAGCCGGAGCGCTGGCGACGGGGATGGACGCAGTCCGCCTGTCGCTGAAGGCGGCGCGTCCTGCCTGGCGCATCGAAGCCAGTGATGGCGCGGCAGATGGTCGTGGCAAGCTGGACCGGCTGGCGAAGGCCGCGTGGGGTGATATTCCGGTCGCAGGATGTTTTTCTGCTGCCGAACTGGGACAGGCTGCAGGGCGCGATAGCGTGGTCCACGCAGCCCTCTCCGGCGGACCGCAGGGGCGGTCTTTTGGAGAGGTAATGCACCGGCTTTCAGGCTTCCGGATCATCGATCCGGCGAAGAATGCGGGTGAGAGTGGTTGA
- the nusA gene encoding transcription termination factor NusA, translated as MNIGVSANKTEMLAIARAVAHEKSIDESIVIEAIEEAIEKAARSRYGAELDIRSKIDPKTGEMSLTRHTTVVEEVENDAQEMSLEDAKKIDANAEIGTVFSEELPPIEFGRVASMAAKQVITQKVRDAERERQYEEYKDRVGEILNGIVKRVEYGNVFIDMGRAEGIIRRNDGIPRENLKNGDRVRAYIYDVRRETRGPQIFLSRAHPDFMAALFAQEVPEVYEGIIEIPAVARDPGSRAKIAVISNDGSIDPVGACVGMRGSRVQAVVSELAGEKIDIIPWNNDPATFIVNALQPAEVSKVVLDEEDQRIEVVVPDDQLSLAIGRRGQNVRLASQLTGWSIDILTEQEESERRQKEFAERTAIFMDALDVDEVIAQLLATEGFASVEELAYVQLDEIAAIEGFDDDTAVEIQTRAKEHLDKVASAQDAKRTELGVEDALLQIDGVDLPMAVKLGENDVKSADDLAGFTPDDLRGWFETRNGERVREPGILEEFELSQEDAEMLILKARVAAGWISEDDLPQPEVEEAEDGAEDEGEVDIADMDLDALEAEAAALGVDLDAPVEDAEEVKD; from the coding sequence ATGAATATCGGCGTCAGTGCAAACAAGACCGAGATGCTCGCTATTGCCCGGGCTGTGGCACACGAAAAATCGATCGACGAAAGCATCGTCATCGAGGCCATTGAAGAGGCGATCGAGAAAGCGGCCCGCTCGCGCTATGGTGCCGAGCTGGATATTCGGTCGAAGATTGACCCGAAGACGGGTGAAATGTCTCTGACACGGCATACCACTGTCGTTGAAGAGGTTGAAAACGACGCTCAGGAAATGAGCCTTGAAGACGCAAAGAAAATTGATGCCAATGCTGAAATCGGGACGGTCTTCTCCGAAGAATTGCCGCCGATCGAATTCGGCCGTGTGGCGTCCATGGCGGCCAAGCAGGTCATTACGCAGAAGGTGCGTGATGCCGAGCGCGAGCGCCAGTACGAGGAATACAAGGACCGCGTTGGCGAAATCCTCAATGGCATTGTCAAACGTGTCGAGTACGGCAATGTCTTCATCGATATGGGCCGCGCCGAAGGGATTATCCGCCGCAATGACGGGATTCCGCGCGAGAATCTGAAGAATGGCGATCGCGTTCGCGCCTACATCTATGATGTGCGCCGCGAGACCCGCGGACCCCAGATCTTCCTGTCACGCGCCCACCCTGACTTCATGGCCGCCCTGTTCGCGCAGGAAGTGCCGGAAGTCTACGAAGGCATTATCGAAATTCCGGCCGTCGCGCGCGATCCGGGTTCACGCGCCAAGATTGCCGTGATTTCCAATGACGGTTCGATCGATCCGGTGGGTGCCTGCGTCGGTATGCGGGGCTCCCGTGTTCAGGCGGTTGTGTCCGAGCTTGCGGGCGAGAAGATCGATATCATTCCGTGGAATAATGATCCCGCGACCTTCATCGTGAATGCGCTGCAGCCGGCCGAGGTTTCCAAGGTTGTCCTGGATGAAGAAGACCAGCGTATCGAAGTTGTTGTGCCGGATGACCAGCTGTCGCTGGCCATTGGCCGCCGCGGGCAGAATGTGCGTCTGGCGTCGCAGCTGACAGGCTGGTCAATTGATATCCTGACCGAGCAGGAAGAATCCGAACGCCGTCAGAAAGAATTTGCCGAGCGGACCGCCATCTTCATGGATGCGCTGGATGTGGACGAGGTGATCGCGCAGCTTCTGGCAACAGAAGGCTTTGCGAGCGTCGAAGAGCTGGCTTATGTCCAGCTTGACGAGATTGCCGCGATTGAAGGCTTCGACGACGATACCGCTGTCGAAATCCAGACTCGCGCCAAGGAGCATCTCGACAAGGTCGCGTCGGCGCAGGACGCCAAGCGGACCGAGCTGGGTGTCGAGGACGCATTGTTGCAGATTGACGGTGTTGATCTGCCGATGGCGGTCAAGCTGGGCGAGAATGACGTCAAATCAGCAGATGATCTGGCCGGCTTCACGCCGGATGATCTGCGCGGCTGGTTCGAGACCCGGAATGGCGAACGCGTTCGCGAACCGGGCATTCTTGAAGAATTCGAACTGTCTCAGGAAGATGCCGAAATGCTGATCCTGAAGGCGCGTGTCGCGGCGGGCTGGATTTCTGAAGACGATCTGCCCCAGCCGGAAGTCGAAGAGGCTGAAGACGGCGCTGAAGACGAAGGCGAAGTCGACATTGCCGATATGGACCTTGATGCCCTTGAAGCCGAAGCGGCTGCGCTGGGTGTCGATCTGGACGCGCCGGTCGAGGACGCAGAAGAGGTCAAGGACTGA
- the rimP gene encoding ribosome maturation factor RimP has translation MRTRTATDEAILTLALPVAEALDMEIVRIRVKSGKTQIVQIMAEKSDGTMNVEDCAKLSRGLSDILEETDPIRGEYTLEVSSPGIDRPLTMPAHFERWEGFKARLELDRLVEGQKRFSGQLAGFENGSVLIDLPKEDETALIPFDWIADAKLVLTEELIKADLAARGAPTGSDEASGDTP, from the coding sequence TTGCGCACCCGCACCGCAACGGATGAGGCGATATTGACACTGGCTCTGCCTGTGGCCGAGGCGCTGGACATGGAAATTGTCCGCATTCGTGTGAAGTCGGGGAAGACGCAGATCGTTCAGATCATGGCGGAAAAGTCGGACGGGACGATGAATGTCGAGGATTGTGCGAAGCTGTCGCGCGGCCTGTCAGACATTCTGGAAGAAACAGACCCGATCCGGGGCGAATATACGCTTGAAGTATCGTCGCCCGGTATCGACCGGCCCCTGACCATGCCCGCGCATTTCGAGCGCTGGGAAGGTTTCAAGGCCAGGCTGGAACTTGACCGTCTGGTTGAGGGACAGAAACGCTTTTCCGGGCAACTCGCCGGCTTCGAAAATGGTTCGGTGCTGATAGACTTGCCCAAAGAGGACGAAACGGCGCTGATCCCCTTTGACTGGATCGCGGATGCCAAGCTCGTTCTCACCGAAGAATTGATCAAGGCCGACCTGGCGGCGCGTGGTGCGCCAACCGGCTCGGACGAAGCAAGTGGAGACACGCCATGA
- the trmB gene encoding tRNA (guanosine(46)-N7)-methyltransferase TrmB, translating into MTDRLRTFGRTKSRTLSDRQQGLVDDLLPQIGIPASGPVDPAKLVPSKAAHVLEIGFGGGEHLTGQAARNPDIGYMGVEPFINGVAKALTQIEEGGLENVRLHEGDARDVMERMPDQCLDRIFLLFPDPWPKIRHAKRRFVQNETAAEFVRLLKSGGNLRVATDVKAYADHALWILRRTPGLEWQAAAAADWRDPPPDHLTTRYETKQLGDCAPVFFDFLRV; encoded by the coding sequence ATGACTGACAGGCTGCGTACGTTCGGGCGGACCAAGTCGCGGACCCTGTCGGACCGTCAGCAGGGGCTTGTGGATGATCTGCTGCCGCAAATCGGTATTCCGGCTTCCGGGCCGGTGGACCCGGCGAAGCTGGTCCCCAGCAAGGCGGCCCATGTGCTCGAGATCGGCTTTGGCGGCGGTGAACATCTGACCGGGCAGGCGGCCCGCAATCCGGACATCGGATACATGGGCGTCGAGCCCTTCATCAACGGCGTTGCGAAAGCCCTGACCCAGATCGAGGAAGGCGGGCTTGAAAATGTGCGTCTTCATGAGGGCGATGCCCGAGACGTGATGGAGCGCATGCCGGACCAGTGTCTGGACCGGATTTTCCTTCTCTTTCCCGATCCGTGGCCGAAAATCCGCCATGCCAAAAGACGTTTCGTGCAGAACGAGACCGCGGCCGAATTTGTGCGGCTATTAAAGTCGGGCGGAAACCTGCGCGTGGCGACAGACGTCAAAGCCTATGCCGATCATGCCCTGTGGATATTGCGGCGAACGCCGGGCCTGGAATGGCAGGCGGCAGCGGCTGCGGATTGGCGCGATCCGCCGCCCGACCATCTGACCACGCGCTACGAGACCAAGCAGCTCGGCGATTGCGCGCCGGTGTTTTTTGATTTCCTGCGGGTGTGA
- a CDS encoding class I SAM-dependent methyltransferase encodes MDIDGHLFLVDTVAKMHRYLRVSGWFHHEESRLTGIDLKDIDALSADIRTGFDHGGVLPDLGPGKGFSVEILLREDEFPEAGKLVFRTSLDAELTIRLTDLISDRRGRSEGSQTFRHFRDRVTMTPGCRLLDVGGRDRSEVGDRKEFPGARVTVVDVLPGPRVDVVGDAHEMSGLFPADHFDFVHSRSVFEHLLMPWKVALEINKVLKPGGLVFISTHQTIGLHDQPWDFLRFSRDAWPGFFNPATGFEIIAAYEEAPQFIIPWLWSEGKRFAEASVGFEASGVLARKTGVSTLDWPVKTADIIETAYPDVPDGNRS; translated from the coding sequence GTGGACATTGATGGACATCTTTTTCTGGTCGATACGGTCGCGAAAATGCACCGTTATCTCCGGGTGTCAGGATGGTTCCATCACGAGGAATCACGGCTCACCGGAATTGATCTGAAAGATATTGATGCCCTGTCGGCCGATATCCGGACCGGATTTGATCATGGCGGCGTGTTGCCGGACCTCGGGCCGGGGAAGGGTTTCAGTGTTGAAATCTTGCTGCGCGAGGATGAATTTCCCGAGGCGGGCAAGCTGGTTTTCAGAACAAGTCTGGATGCCGAGCTGACGATTCGATTGACGGACCTGATTTCGGATCGCCGCGGTCGCAGTGAGGGCAGTCAGACATTCCGTCATTTCCGCGATCGTGTAACCATGACACCCGGATGCCGCTTGCTGGATGTGGGCGGCCGTGACCGCAGCGAGGTCGGCGATCGCAAGGAGTTTCCCGGCGCCCGGGTGACCGTGGTCGATGTCTTGCCGGGCCCACGGGTCGACGTCGTTGGTGATGCGCATGAAATGAGCGGGCTGTTTCCAGCAGATCATTTTGATTTTGTGCATTCGAGAAGCGTGTTCGAGCATTTGCTGATGCCCTGGAAGGTCGCGCTTGAAATCAACAAGGTTCTGAAGCCGGGCGGGCTGGTCTTCATCTCCACCCACCAGACCATTGGTCTTCACGATCAGCCCTGGGATTTTCTGCGTTTTTCCAGGGACGCCTGGCCAGGCTTTTTCAATCCGGCGACGGGGTTTGAAATTATCGCGGCATATGAAGAAGCACCGCAATTCATTATTCCCTGGTTGTGGAGCGAGGGAAAACGTTTCGCGGAAGCATCGGTCGGCTTCGAGGCGTCGGGGGTCCTGGCGCGAAAAACAGGTGTTTCCACCCTCGATTGGCCCGTAAAAACCGCCGATATCATTGAAACCGCCTATCCTGACGTTCCGGATGGCAATCGATCATGA